In the genome of Sphaeramia orbicularis chromosome 13, fSphaOr1.1, whole genome shotgun sequence, one region contains:
- the slc19a3a gene encoding thiamine transporter 1, translating to MEAVRRSRADWRYPTSLLCIYGFFSTVKPLEPFLIPYLTGPDKNLTIEEVNNQIFPVWTYSYLSVLVPVFVLTDWLRYKPVVVFQCSNLFVTTAMLLWTQSVPAMQAMQFFYGVVTASEVAYFSYIYSVIDVKRYRRATSYCRSIQLFGHTVGSVLGQLLVSFNLMSYNNMLVFTLVLTTIALLTSFFLPMPQRSMFFHRKDMGHKTVAEGTKNDVDRTVGSTRAKFSVEFNSAGTLEEKGPKAEETKEYDGADSCGKVLLHIWKDFYQCYSSRYLLYWSVWWALATCGYNQTVNYVQVLWEHVQPSQNFSIYNGGVEAVSNLLSAATAYGIGFTEVRWEQWGELALGGFSGLGAAALFLMTFVRNIWVCYTCYVIFKCLYMLLITIAMYQVAADLSMERYALVFGANNFGALCLQTVITSVVVDSEGLGLSIIPQFTVYASYFSVIAIIFSVRGVFIIWKTKENKGIPPDKSESPDFEEHRF from the exons ATGGAGGCAGTGAGAAGGTCGAGAGCAGATTGGAGGTATCCCACCTCTCTGCTATGCATCTATGGATTCTTCAGCACAGTCAAACCTCTGGAGCCGTTCCTCATCCCATACCTGACCGGACCAGACAAGAATCTAACAATAGAAGAG GTAAACAATCAGATTTTCCCAGTGTGGACATATTCGTACCTGTCCGTGCTGGTGCCGGTGTTCGTGCTGACTGACTGGCTCCGTTACAAGCCTGTGGTGGTGTTCCAGTGTTCCAACCTTTTCGTTACCACAGCTATGTTACTCTGGACTCAAAGTGTGCCAGCTATGCAGGCCATGCAGTTCTTCTACGGGGTGGTGACAGCCAGTGAGGTGGCCTATTTCTCCTACATCTACAG TGTCATTGATGTGAAGAGGTATCGGAGGGCCACATCTTACTGCCGTAGCATCCAACTCTTCGGGCACACAGTGGGCTCTGTGCTGGGCCAGCTTTTGGTCAGCTTTAACCTCATGTCCTACAACAACATGCTGGTATTTACTCTGGTTCTGACTACCATCGCTCTCCTCACATCCTTCTTCCTGCCAATGCCACAACGGAGCATGTTCTTCCACCGCAAAGACATGGGTCATAAAACTGTAGCAGAAGGAACAAAAAATGATGTGGATAGGACTGTAGGTTCAACCAGAGCAAAATTCTCTGTAGAATTCAATTCTGCAGGGACACTGGAAGAAAAGGGACCTAAGGCTGAGGAAACCAAGGAATATGATGGTGCAGACAGCTGTGGCAAAGTCCTCCTTCACATATGGAAGGATTTTTACCAGTGTTATTCCTCCAGATATCTGCTCTACTGGTCGGTGTGGTGGGCACTGGCCACCTGCGGCTACAACCAGACTGTCAACTATGTGCAG GTGCTATGGGAGCATGTGCAGCCTTCTCAGAACTTCAGCATCTACAATGGAGGGGTGGAGGCAGTATCTAATCTTTTGA gtGCAGCAACAGCGTATGGTATAGGCTTCACCGAAGTGAGATGGGAACAGTGGGGAGAGCTGGCCCTGGGTGGTTTTTCTGGACTCGGGGCAGCAGCGCTCTTCCTCATGACCTTCGTAAGAAACATCTGGGTGTGCTACACTTGTTATGTCATCTTCAAGTGTCTGTACATGCTCCTGATTACAATAGCCAT GTACCAGGTTGCAGCTGACCTCTCAATGGAAAGATATGCCCTGGTATTTGGAGCAAACAACTTTGGAGCCTTGTGTCTACAGACAGTTATCACATCTGTTGTTGTTGACAGTGAAGGACTGGGTCTATCCATAATACCTCAG TTTACAGTATATGCCAGCTACTTCTCAGTCATCGCTATTATTTTTTCCGTTCGAGGAGTGTTTATAAtttggaaaacaaaagaaaacaaagggATCCCTCCTGACAAAAGTGAATCTCCAGACTTTGAAGAACACAGATTCTGA
- the slc19a3b gene encoding solute carrier family 19 member 3b: MACWTKLKSSTWAYPTTVLCLYGFFANCRVAEPFLTPYLIGPHKNISEEVVTNYLFPIWTYSYLAFLFPVFLLTDFLRHKPLITVQGLFLVTNYLLLCFAPGLLAMTVLQVNYAVVTSTEVAYFSYIYSIIPVEHYQRATGYLRSAMLTGYTFGAGLGQVLISVAGVDYLYINAITLGIVSMAFLISFWLPMPQRSMFFKGKNAAAVGSQSQQEGPVGADCSGSGNEEMEHNGRAGWCSRGNVANAGRLLWQSFKESYSSRHLIYWSLWWALATAGYVQVFNYIQLMWDHIEPSATSTIYNGGVEAACSLVGAAAAFSVGHIKVTWAVWGELALGLFSAVGTGAIFLMVLTSSIWACYAGYVIFKSCYMFLITITAFQIASNLSMECYALTFGINTFVALSLQTIMTGIFVDEAALGLDIVTQFIIYGSYYAVISVLFLIRGTYTACVRQQHHSEQTGMKDQEHETGVEVISAEHF, encoded by the exons ATGGCTTGTTGGACCAAGCTGAAGTCCTCCACCTGGGCTTATCCCACTACAGTCCTGTGTCTCTATGGGTTTTTTGCCAATTGCAGAGTAGCAGAGCCCTTCCTCACACCATACCTAATTGGACCACACAAGAACATCTCTGAAGAAGTG GTGACCAACTACCTGTTCCCTATCTGGACATACTCCTACTTGGCTTTCCTTTTCCCTGTCTTTCTGCTAACAGACTTTCTGAGACACAAGCCTCTCATTACAGTCCAGGGGCTCTTCCTAGTCACCAACTACCTCCTGCTATGCTTTGCCCCAGGTCTGCTTGCCATGACTGTCCTTCAG GTCAATTATGCAGTTGTGACTTCTACAGAAGTGGCCTATTTTTCCTACATTTACAGCATAATACCAGTTGAGCATTACCAAAGAGCAACCGGGTACCTTCGTAGTGCCATGCTGACTGGGTATACATTTGGTGCTGGTTTAGGACAAGTGCTCATCTCTGTGGCAG GAGTGGACTACTTATACATCAATGCCATCACTCTGGGGATTGTCAGCATGGCTTTTCTCATCTCCTTCTGGTTGCCCATGCCTCAGAGGAGCATGTTCTTCAAAGGGAAAAATGCTGCAGCTGTGGGCTCACAGTCCCAACAGGAGGGGCCAGTAGGAGCTGACTGCTCTGGTTCAGGGAATGAGGAGATGGAGCATAATGGCAGGGCTGGCTGGTGCAGCAGGGGAAATGTGGCCAATGCAGGTCGTCTACTTTGGCAAAGCTTCAAGGAGTCTTACTCTTCCAG GCACTTAATCTATTGGTCCCTGTGGTGGGCTCTGGCCACAGCTGGCTATGTACAGGTCTTCAACTATATCCAGCTAATGTGGGACCATATAGAACCATCAGCCACATCAACCATCTACAATGGAGGTGTAGAGGCTGCATGCTCCCTTGTTG GTGCTGCTGCAGCATTCTCTGTTGGTCATATCAAGGTGACCTGGGCTGTGTGGGGGGAGCTGGCTTTAGGACTGTTCTCAGCTGTGGGGACTGGTGCTATCTTTCTGATGGTACTCACCAGCAGTATCTGGGCGTGTTATGCTGGTTATGTCATTTTCAAATCTTGCTACATGTTTCTCATCACCATCACAGC TTTTCAGATTGCCTCAAACCTCTCCATGGAGTGCTATGCTTTGACGTTTGGGATCAACACATTTGTGGCCCTTTCGCTGCAGACTATTATGACTGGTATTTTTGTCGATGAAGCTGCTCTGGGATTGGACATTGTGACGCAG TTCATCATCTATGGCAGCTACTACGCCGTCATCTCGGTGCTGTTCCTGATTCGAGGGACCTACACCGCCTGTGTACGTCAACAACACCATTCTGAACAAACGGGGATGAAGGACCAAGAGCATGAGACTGGTGTGGAGGTGATCTCTGCTGAACATTTTTGA
- the daw1 gene encoding dynein assembly factor with WD repeat domains 1, translating to MKLKRFLLRYYPPGIVIEYEKGGHLKTKSIDLLDLSSETNPDELVAEIMQSEPLITESRADQVKQLILRLKQKKGQQNHRRFCFTKELKAHILPLTNVAFNKSGSRFITGSYDRTCRVWDTASGTELHTLEGHRNVVYAIAFNNPYGDKIATGSFDKTCKLWCVETGKCFHTFQGHMAEIVCLAFNPQSTLVATGSMDATAKLWNVETGEEVATLDGHTAEVLSLCFDTLGNQLVTGSFDHTVAIWDVASGRRIHTLVGHSGEISNVQFNWDCSLIVTGSMDKTCKLWEASSGKCVATLGGHKEEVLDVCFDLTGQIIATASADGTAQVFSATTHQSLLTLKGHEGEISKVSFSPQGNRVLTASSDKTARLWDVQSGVCLQVLEGHRDEIFSCVFNYEGDTIITGSKDNTCRIWS from the exons ATGAAACTTAAGCGGTTTCTACTTAGATATTATCCACCAG GTATCGTCATAGAATATGAGAAAGGAGGACATCTGAAGACCAAGTCAATCGACCTTTTGGATTTGTCTTCAGA GACAAACCCAGATGAGTTAGTGGCAGAGATAATGCAGTCAGAGCCTCTGATCACAGAGTCCCGTGCTGATCAGGTTAAACAACTGATCCTTCGACTCAAGCAGAAAAAGGGTCAGCAAAACCACCGCAGGTTCTGTTTCACCAAG GAACTTAAAGCACATATACTGCCACTGACAAATGTTGCCTTTAATAAGTCTGGGTCAAG GTTTATAACAGGGAGCTATGACAGGACATGTAGAGTTTGGGACACAGCCTCAGGCACTGAGCTGCACACACTGGAGGGTCACAGAAATGTGGTGTATGCAATTGCATTCAACAATCCCTATGG GGACAAAATTGCCACTGGCTCTTTTGATAAGACCTGCAAACTGTGGTGTGTGGAGACTGGCAAGTGTTTTCATACATTTCAGGGACACATGGCAGAAATA GTGTGCCTGGCCTTCAACCCCCAGAGCACACTGGTGGCCACAGGCAGCATGGATGCTACTGCCAAACTGTGGAATGTGGAAACTGGGGAGGAGGTGGCCACACTGGAT GGTCACACTGCAGAAGTCCTCTCTTTGTGCTTTGACACATTGGGAAATCAGCTCGTCACTGGCTCTTTTGACCACACTGTTGCTATATGGGATGTTGCTTCCGGCAG GCGTATCCACACTCTGGTGGGTCACAGTGGGGAAATCAgcaatgttcagtttaactgggaTTGTTCCCTCATAGTCACAGGCTCCATGGACAAAACCTGCAAG ttgtGGGAGGCAAGCAGTGGGAAGTGTGTTGCCACCCTCGGTGGACACAAAGAAGAAGTACTAGATGTGTGTTTTGATTTAACTGGTCAGATCATTGCTACTGCCTCTGCTGATG GTACAGCTCAAGTGTTCAGTGCAACCACACATCAAAGTCTGTTGACCCTGAAGGGCCATGAGGGTGAGATCTCAAAG GTGTCTTTTAGCCCCCAGGGCAACAGAGTCCTGACTGCCAGCTCAGACAAGACAGCTCGTCTATGGGATGTTCAGTCTGGAGTCTGTCTGCAAGTCCTGGAGGGGCACAGAGATGAGATCTTCTCCTGTGTCTTTAACTATGAGGGGGACACCATAATTACAG GAAGCAAGGATAACACATGCCGGATCTGGTCCTGA